In one Methylobacterium sp. SyP6R genomic region, the following are encoded:
- a CDS encoding ATP-binding protein → MRSVQPAELTACDREPIHILGTLQPHGFLLALERPDLRVVQASANLPDLPGRPAAQVHGLPLSQALPEVGAPIVQVLTTDLGQGLGQDGAAYLGTLTLETGEGLRAYDLAAHRSGGLIVLEFEESAGEAAAGNLDMLYPRLRAFIEALHGAGTVEDLCGLLAADIRQLTGFDRALVYRFDRDWNGTVVAEDGNGVLPAYLDLRFPASDIPAQARELYRRNRLRIIPDAAYDPVPIVPALTPSTGAPLDLSQSVLRSVSPVHVEYMRNMGTAASMSISILVEGALWGLISCHNKTARRVPLPTRNACDILTQTFALQLAAKERGALAEQRLTLGAIQARLLAFMAEEENFVEGFLKHPEDVLALTDAGGAAIVTGQRCHLMGRTPSERQVRGVYEWLSAEHGGEAVHVTEALGEEYPPARTIAETASGLLAISISEKYASYVLWFRPEVVQTVRWGGDPTKAASKDPAGGPDRLHPRQSFETWKETVQGRSKPWSVPEVDTAKDLRAAVLGIVLRRAEELAALTEELQRSNKELEAFSYSVSHDLRAPFRHIVGYAELLRSREGDKFSERGRRYVDTIIEAAFSAGTLVDNLLTFSQMGRNALNRIPCDMSQLVEDVRRKMIRDIPLERTIRWRVGPLGRAQADPVMMRLVIENLLSNAVKYTRGRPEAVIEVTREADRDGEAVFCVRDNGVGFDMTYVNKLFGVFQRLHRVEEFEGTGIGLANVRRIVERHGGQVWAEGNLGQGAAFHFTLPLR, encoded by the coding sequence ATGCGGTCTGTGCAACCGGCGGAACTGACGGCCTGCGACAGGGAGCCGATCCACATTCTCGGCACCTTGCAGCCGCACGGCTTCCTGCTGGCGCTCGAAAGACCGGATCTGCGCGTCGTCCAGGCCAGCGCGAACCTGCCCGACCTGCCCGGACGTCCCGCCGCCCAGGTCCACGGCCTACCCTTGAGCCAGGCGCTGCCGGAGGTCGGGGCCCCGATCGTCCAGGTGCTGACGACGGATCTCGGCCAGGGTCTCGGACAGGACGGCGCGGCCTATCTCGGCACGCTCACCCTCGAGACGGGGGAGGGACTGCGCGCCTACGACCTCGCGGCGCACCGCTCCGGCGGCCTCATCGTGCTCGAATTCGAGGAGAGCGCCGGCGAGGCCGCGGCGGGCAACCTCGACATGCTCTACCCGCGGCTGCGCGCCTTCATCGAGGCGCTGCACGGGGCCGGGACGGTGGAGGACCTGTGCGGGCTGCTGGCCGCCGACATCCGCCAGCTCACCGGGTTCGACCGTGCCCTGGTCTACCGCTTCGACCGCGACTGGAACGGCACCGTCGTGGCGGAGGACGGCAACGGCGTGCTGCCGGCCTATCTCGACCTGCGGTTTCCCGCCTCCGATATCCCGGCCCAGGCCCGCGAACTCTATCGCCGCAACCGCCTGCGCATCATCCCGGACGCCGCCTACGATCCGGTTCCGATCGTCCCGGCTCTCACGCCCTCGACCGGGGCGCCCCTCGACCTCAGCCAGTCCGTCCTGCGCAGCGTCTCGCCGGTCCATGTCGAGTACATGCGCAACATGGGCACGGCGGCCTCGATGTCGATCTCGATCCTGGTCGAGGGGGCGCTGTGGGGGCTGATCTCCTGCCACAACAAGACGGCGCGGCGGGTGCCGCTGCCGACCCGCAACGCCTGCGACATCCTCACCCAGACCTTCGCCCTGCAGCTCGCCGCCAAGGAGCGCGGGGCGCTCGCCGAGCAGCGCCTGACGCTCGGGGCGATCCAGGCGCGGCTCCTCGCCTTCATGGCGGAGGAGGAGAACTTCGTCGAAGGCTTCCTCAAGCATCCGGAGGACGTGCTGGCCCTCACCGATGCCGGCGGCGCGGCGATCGTCACCGGCCAGCGCTGCCACCTGATGGGCCGCACCCCCAGCGAGCGGCAGGTGCGGGGCGTCTACGAATGGCTCTCGGCCGAGCATGGCGGCGAGGCGGTCCACGTCACCGAGGCGCTGGGCGAGGAATACCCGCCGGCCAGGACCATCGCCGAGACCGCGAGCGGCCTCCTCGCCATCTCGATCTCCGAGAAATATGCCAGCTACGTGCTGTGGTTCCGGCCCGAGGTGGTCCAGACCGTGCGCTGGGGCGGCGATCCGACCAAGGCCGCCTCCAAGGATCCGGCCGGTGGGCCCGACCGGCTGCACCCCCGGCAATCCTTCGAGACCTGGAAGGAGACCGTGCAGGGCCGCTCCAAGCCCTGGTCGGTGCCGGAGGTCGACACCGCCAAGGATCTGCGCGCCGCGGTGCTCGGCATCGTGCTGCGCCGGGCCGAGGAACTGGCGGCGCTGACCGAGGAATTGCAGCGCTCGAATAAGGAACTGGAGGCCTTCTCCTACTCGGTCAGCCACGACCTGCGGGCGCCGTTCCGGCACATCGTCGGCTATGCCGAGCTCCTGCGGTCGCGCGAGGGCGACAAGTTCTCGGAGCGCGGGCGGCGCTACGTCGACACCATCATCGAGGCGGCGTTCTCCGCCGGAACCCTCGTCGACAACCTGCTCACCTTCTCGCAGATGGGGCGCAACGCCCTCAACCGCATTCCCTGCGACATGAGCCAGCTGGTCGAGGACGTGCGCCGTAAGATGATCCGCGACATCCCGCTCGAACGGACGATCCGCTGGCGGGTCGGGCCCCTCGGCCGGGCCCAGGCCGACCCGGTGATGATGCGGCTCGTGATCGAGAACCTGTTGTCGAACGCCGTGAAGTACACGCGCGGCCGGCCCGAGGCGGTGATCGAGGTGACGCGCGAGGCCGACCGCGACGGCGAGGCGGTGTTCTGCGTGCGCGACAATGGCGTCGGCTTCGACATGACCTATGTGAACAAGCTGTTCGGGGTGTTCCAGCGCCTGCACCGGGTCGAGGAATTCGAGGGAACCGGGATCGGGCTCGCCAACGTCCGGCGCATCGTCGAACGCCATGGTGGACAGGTCTGGGCCGAGGGGAACCTCGGCCAGGGGGCGGCCTTCCATTTCACGCTCCCCCTCCGTTAG
- a CDS encoding CaiB/BaiF CoA transferase family protein codes for MSGPLAGIRVLELGQLIAAPFATRLMAEFGAEVIKVEPPGEGDPLRKWRKMHEGTSLWWYLQSRNKKSIAVNLKSTEGLAIVKQLAQSADVVVENFRPGGLEKLGLGWDVLSALNPNLVMVRISGYGQTGPYRDRPGFGAIGESMGGLRFTTGDPSTPPARAGVSIGDTLASLHGVIGALMALLRVKTGQGAGQVIDVSLVESVFNVMESLVPEYDLLGEVRTRTGGALPGIAPSNTYPSRDGGFVVIAGNSDPIFRRLMTAIGRADLAEDPALRNNEGRSKQAGMLDGVIADWTRGRTVTEALTVLDAAEVPAGRIYSVADIVADPHYTARDMILEADLPGDTRVKMPGIVPKLSETPGSVRWQGPALGAHTDSVLSDLGFDEAGIAALRQTGAVA; via the coding sequence ATGAGCGGACCGCTCGCGGGCATTCGCGTCCTGGAACTCGGCCAGTTGATCGCCGCGCCCTTCGCCACCCGCCTGATGGCGGAGTTCGGCGCCGAGGTGATCAAGGTCGAGCCCCCCGGCGAGGGCGATCCCCTGCGCAAGTGGCGCAAGATGCACGAGGGCACCTCGCTCTGGTGGTACCTGCAATCGCGCAACAAGAAGTCGATCGCCGTCAACCTCAAGTCGACTGAGGGCCTCGCGATCGTCAAGCAGCTCGCGCAGAGCGCCGACGTGGTCGTCGAGAACTTCCGGCCCGGCGGGCTCGAGAAACTGGGCTTGGGCTGGGACGTGCTCTCGGCCCTCAACCCGAACCTCGTGATGGTCCGCATCTCCGGCTACGGCCAGACCGGGCCCTATCGCGACCGGCCCGGCTTCGGGGCGATCGGCGAGTCGATGGGGGGCTTGCGCTTCACCACCGGCGACCCGAGCACCCCGCCGGCCCGGGCCGGCGTCAGCATCGGCGATACGCTCGCTTCGCTCCACGGCGTCATCGGCGCCCTGATGGCCCTGCTGCGGGTCAAGACCGGCCAGGGCGCCGGCCAGGTGATCGACGTCTCGCTCGTCGAGAGCGTGTTCAACGTCATGGAGAGCCTGGTGCCGGAATACGACCTTCTCGGCGAGGTCCGCACCCGCACCGGCGGCGCGCTGCCGGGCATCGCGCCCTCGAACACCTATCCGAGCCGGGATGGCGGCTTCGTCGTCATCGCCGGCAACAGCGATCCGATCTTCCGCCGCCTGATGACTGCGATCGGCCGGGCCGACCTCGCCGAGGATCCGGCGTTGCGCAACAACGAGGGCCGCTCGAAACAGGCCGGGATGCTCGACGGCGTCATCGCCGACTGGACCCGAGGCCGCACGGTGACGGAGGCCCTGACGGTGCTCGACGCCGCCGAGGTGCCGGCCGGGCGGATCTACTCGGTCGCCGACATCGTCGCCGACCCGCATTACACCGCCCGCGACATGATCCTGGAGGCGGACCTGCCCGGCGACACGAGGGTGAAGATGCCCGGCATCGTGCCGAAGCTGTCCGAGACCCCAGGCAGCGTGCGCTGGCAGGGCCCGGCCCTCGGCGCCCACACCGATTCGGTGCTCTCCGACCTCGGCTTCGACGAGGCCGGCATCGCCGCCTTGCGCCAGACGGGAGCCGTCGCGTGA
- a CDS encoding LysR family transcriptional regulator: MRLFAAICQEGTLNGAARAAVIAPSAVSKRLAELERALGCILLTREPRGMRPTPAGETLLHHTRRMLASAEQIALELAEHAKGVRGIVRMLANLSAIVQFLPEDLRAFQARQGAIRIDLEERPSGGVIRGVAEGAAEIGICSGTVAALDLRSTLYRRDRLVLVMRAEHPLAGRASLAFAEALGYDFIGLHAQSSIYDSVRAEAQRIGRPLRLRVHVPGFDAVCRMVQADMGLGVIPERVFGLIGGAMQLVAVPLTDPWADRELIIVTRPGTLSPAAGLLVAHLARPAPP; the protein is encoded by the coding sequence TTGCGGCTGTTCGCGGCGATCTGCCAGGAGGGGACGCTCAACGGTGCGGCCCGGGCCGCCGTGATCGCGCCCTCGGCGGTGAGCAAGCGCCTCGCCGAGCTGGAACGGGCCTTAGGCTGCATCCTGCTCACCCGCGAGCCGCGGGGCATGCGCCCGACCCCGGCCGGCGAGACGCTGCTGCACCACACCCGTCGCATGCTGGCGAGCGCCGAGCAGATCGCCCTCGAACTCGCCGAGCACGCGAAGGGAGTGCGCGGCATCGTCAGGATGCTCGCCAACCTCTCGGCCATCGTGCAGTTTCTGCCCGAAGACCTGCGGGCCTTCCAGGCAAGGCAGGGCGCGATCAGAATCGACCTGGAGGAGCGGCCGAGCGGCGGCGTGATCCGGGGCGTCGCCGAGGGCGCGGCCGAGATCGGAATCTGCTCGGGGACCGTCGCGGCGCTCGACCTGCGCTCCACCCTCTACCGGCGCGACCGACTCGTCCTGGTGATGCGGGCCGAGCATCCGCTGGCGGGCCGGGCGAGCCTCGCCTTCGCCGAAGCGCTCGGCTACGACTTCATCGGCCTGCATGCCCAGAGTTCGATCTACGACAGCGTCCGGGCCGAGGCGCAGCGGATCGGCCGCCCGTTGCGCCTGCGGGTGCACGTCCCGGGCTTCGACGCGGTCTGCCGCATGGTCCAGGCCGATATGGGCCTGGGCGTGATCCCCGAGCGGGTCTTCGGCCTGATCGGCGGTGCGATGCAGCTCGTGGCGGTGCCGCTGACCGACCCATGGGCCGATCGCGAGCTGATCATCGTGACGCGACCGGGTACGCTCTCGCCCGCCGCCGGCCTCCTCGTCGCGCATCTGGCCCGGCCGGCACCGCCCTGA
- a CDS encoding response regulator: protein MSDVTVAEDGGAPLRVLLLEDSDLDTELLSAVLEDAGLIVAVERVITRDAFAAATMRRCHDIILADYVLPAFDGMSALAAARENCPEVPFVFVSGTLGEEVAVEALKHGATDYVTKQRLDRLPRVILRALSEARAHLRRRAAEQALRDLNESLEQRVAARTRELADTNAALQHQIRERERIEDALRQAQRLEAVGQLTSGVAHDFNNLLTVIAGNIEFLERAVSDERSKRRLDMMRGAAERGARLTAQLLAFSRRQKLAPVPVQLNQTVASMRDLLQSSMGGSVRIEMTLQPDLWPALVDATQIELIILNLAINARDAMAVGGCLTIETANVQLDAEPARPEEPSPGDYAMVAVSDTGTGIAPDVLARVFEPFFTTKDVGKGSGLGLAQVYGFAKQSGGGVRIETVPGEGTSVRVYLPRVAAEAPVHEVHPVAIDCAGIRDGSDKRVVLVVDDDGDVRDITTTRLGEAGYAIREAGSGLAAIQALEADPCVDLAVLDFAMPGMNGAEVATVIRSRWPAIQILFVTGYADHTALARIDGGTEDRVVQKPFRGEDLERKVASILEPRPRLTLVSGGVEARARTNGMGRG, encoded by the coding sequence GTGAGTGACGTAACGGTGGCGGAGGATGGGGGGGCCCCGTTGCGCGTCCTGCTCCTCGAGGACAGCGACCTCGACACCGAGCTGCTGAGTGCGGTTTTGGAGGATGCCGGACTCATCGTCGCCGTCGAGCGGGTGATCACCCGGGACGCCTTCGCGGCGGCGACGATGCGACGCTGCCACGACATCATCCTGGCCGATTACGTGCTGCCCGCCTTCGACGGCATGAGCGCGCTCGCCGCCGCCCGCGAGAATTGTCCGGAAGTCCCGTTCGTCTTCGTGTCCGGCACGCTCGGCGAGGAGGTGGCGGTGGAGGCACTGAAGCACGGCGCCACCGACTACGTGACCAAGCAGCGCCTCGACCGGCTGCCGCGGGTCATCCTGCGCGCCCTCTCGGAGGCCCGCGCCCATCTGCGCCGCCGCGCCGCCGAGCAGGCCCTGCGCGACCTCAACGAATCCCTCGAGCAGCGCGTCGCCGCCCGGACCCGGGAGCTCGCCGACACCAATGCGGCGCTCCAGCACCAAATCCGTGAGCGCGAACGGATCGAGGACGCCCTGCGCCAGGCCCAGCGCCTCGAGGCGGTGGGCCAACTCACCAGTGGCGTCGCCCACGACTTCAACAACCTGCTCACGGTGATCGCCGGCAACATCGAGTTCCTGGAGCGGGCGGTCTCGGACGAGCGCTCGAAGCGCCGGCTCGACATGATGCGGGGTGCGGCCGAGCGCGGCGCCCGGCTCACCGCCCAGCTCCTCGCCTTCTCGCGCCGCCAGAAGCTCGCGCCGGTGCCGGTGCAGCTCAACCAGACCGTCGCGTCGATGCGCGACCTGCTGCAGAGCTCGATGGGCGGCTCGGTCCGCATCGAGATGACGCTGCAGCCCGACCTGTGGCCGGCCCTCGTCGATGCGACCCAGATCGAGCTCATCATCCTCAACCTCGCGATCAACGCCCGGGATGCGATGGCGGTCGGCGGCTGCCTGACCATCGAGACCGCCAACGTGCAGCTCGACGCCGAGCCGGCCCGGCCCGAGGAGCCGAGCCCGGGCGACTATGCCATGGTGGCGGTGAGCGACACCGGCACCGGCATCGCGCCCGACGTGCTCGCCCGGGTGTTCGAGCCGTTCTTCACCACCAAGGATGTGGGCAAGGGCTCCGGGCTCGGCCTCGCCCAGGTCTACGGCTTCGCCAAGCAGTCCGGCGGCGGCGTGCGCATCGAGACCGTGCCCGGCGAGGGCACGTCGGTGCGGGTCTACCTGCCGCGGGTGGCGGCGGAGGCTCCCGTGCACGAGGTGCACCCGGTCGCGATCGATTGTGCCGGCATCCGCGACGGGAGCGACAAGCGGGTGGTGCTGGTCGTCGACGACGACGGCGACGTGCGCGACATCACGACGACGCGCCTCGGTGAGGCCGGCTACGCGATCCGCGAGGCGGGTTCGGGCCTCGCGGCGATCCAGGCGCTCGAAGCCGACCCGTGCGTCGACCTCGCCGTGCTCGATTTTGCGATGCCGGGGATGAATGGGGCCGAGGTCGCGACGGTGATCCGGAGCCGCTGGCCGGCGATCCAGATCCTGTTCGTGACCGGCTACGCCGACCACACCGCGCTCGCCCGGATCGACGGCGGCACCGAGGACCGCGTGGTGCAGAAGCCGTTCCGCGGCGAGGACCTGGAGCGCAAGGTCGCGTCGATCCTGGAGCCGCGACCGCGGCTGACCCTGGTGAGCGGCGGCGTCGAGGCGCGGGCGCGGACCAACGGGATGGGTCGGGGGTAA
- a CDS encoding response regulator, whose amino-acid sequence MADLKPILLVEDNPNDIELTLAALEKSQLANKIVICRDGAEALEYLRRQGPHAERPAQDPAVVLLDLKLPKVDGLEVLAAVKGDARMRAIPIVMLTSSREESDLVRSYQLGVNAFVVKPVGFKEFFEAIQDLGVFWAVLNEPPPHRNDWASGE is encoded by the coding sequence ATGGCCGACCTCAAGCCGATCCTCCTCGTCGAGGACAACCCCAACGACATCGAACTGACCCTCGCGGCGCTCGAGAAGAGCCAGCTGGCGAACAAGATCGTCATCTGCCGCGACGGGGCGGAAGCGCTCGAATACCTGCGCCGGCAGGGTCCGCACGCCGAACGGCCGGCTCAGGACCCGGCGGTCGTCCTCCTCGACCTGAAGCTGCCCAAGGTCGACGGGCTGGAGGTGCTGGCGGCGGTCAAGGGCGATGCGCGCATGCGGGCGATCCCGATCGTGATGCTGACCTCGTCCCGGGAGGAGAGCGACCTCGTGCGCTCCTACCAGCTCGGCGTGAACGCCTTCGTGGTGAAGCCGGTCGGGTTCAAGGAATTCTTCGAGGCGATCCAGGATCTCGGCGTGTTCTGGGCCGTGCTCAACGAGCCGCCGCCCCACCGGAACGACTGGGCCTCCGGTGAGTGA